Part of the Osmia bicornis bicornis chromosome 7, iOsmBic2.1, whole genome shotgun sequence genome, TTTACATTTATCATGATGATTTACAATTTCAAGTCTAAAATTTCCATTCCCAGCTGCGAATGAAGTGCGAATTTCGGGAATCGAATCGCTCCATTTCCTACAGTACTTGCAATACATAAGATTCGATCTTTCATCGTACCGAAGCCAAGAATACATATCTAACCACCCAACTTTGAATCTACCAGTCTTTCTACCCTGAAGATTTGTACGTTGTGAAATGTTACAAAGAGTTGATTGAATCATTGACATGCCTTGCTGTTGATTTACTATTATTGGTCTATTGATACTCTTATTATTATACgattttttaacatttacatTGTTTTCCAGCAACAAATTACACAATGAACTTGATTCAATACTATTGCTACTATGTGAATTGAATTTCTGAGACACAGGGTGTTTTTGCAAAAATCTGTAAGAGTTCTTATAACAATCAGACGTGGTTTCTGACATAGTGATAGACAGGGAACCTCCAGCCATGATAGTACTTTCACAAGATACTTGTATCACAGCGGGATCTGGTTGATTTTGGGTCATGTTCTGTACATCCATAGTTTCGTCACTCTTCCCATCTCTTTGAACCTCCCACTCCACACTAGTCTGTCAACAGAGAAGGAAAGGATATGTGTTTAATCAACACATCTTTGATTTTGTCTTTTAGCATATAAGAAGCCAATTTTTTATCTCTATTTAAACATCCCTTCCTTCCCATGTTTCTTTGGATTGAATAATTGTAGAGGATAACAGTGGGATATCATTAATTATGGGAAGAGTAACGAAACTTGGTATCTTGAACATGTTATATTTgatgaaatatgtaatttcATGAACAGCTTAGAAGCTATGCATGAGGAAATAGTTATTTTGGTGGACAGATTACAAAGTATAGTAGCAAGAGAATATGTATAAAATGacatgctgaaatagaaacaGTACAAAATGCAGAGAactaaatacaaaaataatattaaaaatctcagAACTACTTTGAAATGAATACTATCTATATATACCAAATGctaaaaaaaattcttaaataaTACCTAATCTATCAGACacttaaataaagaaaaatttgtaaaataaatattgcattgaaaaaactttttatttatttctgaattaataatttacttaacataaatcatttctttttaaaataacaaaatgtaTAGTGCATAGATTTAATAGTGAACAAGCATATTCATGATACAAATAAACCTAGGAATTACTACAAATTGACTACATGCTACAAGCTACATTTTTAACATGCACATTATAATATTACTTCCATTACAAATATTGATGAGAGAGTTACTTACTGGGAGGGAAATGTTGTCATGGAAGTCTGGTAAGTGATGATCTAATTCTTGCTTGATAGAAGGTTGCGGCTGTGATGCAGGAGACATTGGTCGACCACCATCTTCCATCTCACCTCCCATGGCATTATTTAACTTTGGAATCACGGTAGGGCTTGATTTGTAACTACATTGTGAGGATGCCTGAAAACAATAAAATCAAAtggttataaattttaaaagtgCTAAAActgtatgtataaatatatctgTTAGAATATCTGTTATCAAAACAGATATCAAAAATATGTTTCTGATTatccaaaaataaattactgcatgatatttataaaaatttttatgaaacccTAATATGAATAGATAAGAATTGGTTAGAacgtaattatattttaaggaTCAGTATATGACAGAATATGACAGAAgtgatattgaaaaattatttgcgTTTTACTTCAAGGTTACAAATACAGATATTTGAAAAGCTGTGCAATCAGCTACACATATAgttt contains:
- the LOC114880150 gene encoding LOW QUALITY PROTEIN: zinc finger and BTB domain-containing protein 49-like (The sequence of the model RefSeq protein was modified relative to this genomic sequence to represent the inferred CDS: deleted 1 base in 1 codon) — encoded protein: MQITVMLAGIPPAGGSTGSGLEIDKMDQQYCLRWNNHPANLTDVLSSLLAREALCDVTLACVGETFKAHQTILSACSPYFESIFLQNTHPHPIIFLKDVNDTEMKALLHFMYKGEVNVSQHLLPMFLKTAEALQIRGLTDNSTVNNKAEEKSPSPEPETQTGIRHTESPSLQPLPEKRKRKASGSYDVSLSGPPSERFMSDSQASSQCSYKSSPTVIPKLNNAMGGEMEDGGRPMSPASQPQPSIKQELDHHLPDFHDNISLPTSVEWEVQRDGKSDETMDVQNMTQNQPDPAVIQVSCESTIMAGGSLSITMSETTSDCYKNSYRFLQKHPVSQKFNSHSSNSIESSSLCNLLLENNVNVKKSYNNKSINRPIIVNQQQGMSMIQSTLCNISQRTNLQGRKTGRFKVGWLDMYSWLRYDERSNLMYCKYCRKWSDSIPEIRTSFAAGNGNFRLEIVNHHDKCKAHNLCVAKESATRESYTYIMETC